In one window of Halomarina pelagica DNA:
- a CDS encoding GNAT family N-acetyltransferase, with amino-acid sequence MFPERIETERLALERFCRERVDLLDLYRLFAAGSASADGVFEYVPHDPYRTVKEARDRLERAERRWSEGEAAWYAVYPAEGELAGYAALSVEWERRTGSPGFVFARPFWGRGYAGECATALTELAFDRLDLDLVAIGYEEGNENSRRAVEKYVERYGGRYDGVLRNWTPIGDDVLDHHRYTITRGQYRRATE; translated from the coding sequence ATGTTCCCCGAGCGCATCGAGACGGAGCGCCTCGCGCTGGAGCGGTTCTGCCGGGAGCGAGTGGACCTCCTCGACCTGTATCGCCTCTTCGCCGCGGGGAGCGCGAGCGCCGACGGCGTGTTCGAGTACGTGCCTCACGACCCCTATCGGACGGTCAAGGAGGCGCGGGACCGACTGGAGCGGGCCGAGCGGCGGTGGAGCGAGGGTGAGGCGGCCTGGTACGCCGTCTACCCGGCGGAGGGCGAACTCGCGGGGTACGCCGCGCTCTCGGTGGAGTGGGAGCGCCGAACGGGGAGCCCGGGGTTCGTGTTCGCGAGGCCGTTCTGGGGGCGCGGGTACGCCGGGGAGTGCGCGACCGCGCTCACCGAACTCGCGTTCGACCGCCTCGACCTCGACCTGGTCGCCATCGGGTACGAGGAGGGAAACGAGAACTCGAGGCGGGCCGTCGAGAAGTACGTCGAGCGCTACGGCGGGCGGTACGACGGCGTGCTCCGGAACTGGACGCCGATCGGCGACGACGTGCTCGACCACCACCGGTACACCATCACGCGCGGGCAGTATCGGCGTGCGACCGAGTGA